The nucleotide sequence CTTAAAAAAAATTTTTGAAATTTTTGTACCTTATATAAACGGTTATGATCTTCAAGCTTTTTCGATTATACAATCCTCATTGTTTTTCTGTATTATTATAAGTTTAGCTGTCTCAGCAATAACGAAAAATTATCAATTAACATTTTTTACTCTCTTTTCAGGATCGGTACTTCATTTATTAACGGATTCAATTGAAACAAAATGGGCAAATGGAGTTCAGCTTTTTGCGCCTTTCAGTTGGCAGATTCTGAATTTTAGAATTATTTGGCCTGAACATTTTGTAATTCAATTTCTGGGATTTTTAGGATTAGTATTTTTTGTTTTTAACTGGAAGGATTTTAGGAACATTAAGTTTTATTTTACCTTTACTAAAATCCGATTGTTCATTTCTACAATTTTATTGCTTATTTATTTTTTATTGCCATTGCTTTTTTTTAATGATATTTATGAAAACGATTACCATTTTCTAAGTACATTAAAAAATAAATCGGAACGGACAGGTAAATTTGTTGAGTTAGATAGAAAATTAGTAGAATTTAACCAGAATACAAAAAGCTATTGGATAACTTCTTTCAATAATGATTTAATTGAATTAAAGAGCAAATATGATTTAAGCGGAAGAAAAATTTCCATAAAAGGTAGTTTTATAAATAATGATTTAATTGAAGTTACAGAATATCATCAAAATGCAAATTTAATAAGGGACGGCGCTTCTTATTTCGCACTTTTACTCATGCTTGTTTTCGGAGTGAAAACTTTTTATGTAAAGAAAATTAAAAAAGTCTAAATTTATTAAAACTGCGTTAATTTATTACTTGATCTAAGAAATTTTCTTCATTTTCCAAATCATAATCTTCAAAAAAGCTATGTGCTACATAATATTTAAGCAATTCTCTGGTTCTCTTTTCATTGTAGTTTGTTTCAATAATTCTTACACACTCGGAAATGATCTTCTTTGCATTCCCGTTCATAACACTTTTTTCCGGAATTTCATCAATAGATAATTTTTTAGATACTTCATTTATCAAAAAATAGGCAGAAATTGAAGGTTCAAAGTATGTTTCCATTTTTAGCCAAAGTTATTCGTAACATTATCGGCTATAATAAAAATTATTTAAGCAATAATCCAATATTTTGTCTTAGATCACAGTATCTGTTTCATTATTTTCATTTATTTGAACTGTCTTTAGAAATAAAGACTTAATAATAACTTCCTTTTGATTTGTTGGTCCTTAATGGCTCTAAAATAAAATTTAGAGCCATTTTTTTTAGCTAACCAAATATCTTTTAATCTTTTGCGTTGTTGTTTTAACAAATTCGTTTTCGCGGATATTGAATTTTACTATTTTTTTATGCGAAGCAAGGTTTTTATTTACTTTCGCCACTTCTTTTTCAATTGTTTCATTTATTAATTCATCTGTAATTTGAACATTATTTTCCTGCGAGAATAAAATAAAAGCTTCGGCATCTACTACAATTTGAGCGGCTATGATTTCGTCTTGTTTCTCGCTTTTTTCCCCGTAGACAAGACATTCTAAAATAAACGGACTGTGATTTAGCTGATCTTCAATTTCTTCCGGAAAAACATTTTTTCCGCTTTTTGATATTATTACATTTTTCTTTCTTCCGGAAATGTGAAGAAATCCATCAGAATCAATAAAACCTAAGTCGCCTGTTTTGAACCAACCATCAAAAAACGCGTCTTTTGTTTTGGCGGAATCCTTGTAATAACCCAACATAACATTATTTCCCTTTGCATAAATTTCACCGATTCCATCTTCATCTTTATCCATTATTTTAATCTGTACGTTAGGCAGCGGAATTCCTGCCGCATTATTTTTAAAATTTTCTGCTTGGTTCAATGCAAGAATAGGAGATGTTTCTGTTAATCCATAACCCTGTAAAAATGAGAAACCAAATCCCTGCAGACCTTCTGCAACAACCGGATCAGCTGCCGCGCCGCCCACAATAAATATTCTAATCGCACCGCCGAATTTATTTTGCAGCTCTTTAAATATTTTTTTCTTTAGATCTTTTATTCCAATTTTTTGAGTAAGATTTGTAAGTTTTATCAATTTAGGAACAAGAAACGACTTTTTCTTATCTTCGTTAATTGCCTTCATTACTTTTTTAAACATCTTATCAAACAATAACGGAACACCCAAAACAATTGTAGCTTTTACCTTCTGCATATCTTCGGCGACGGTTTTAAGCGAGCGGGCATAATGAATTGATGAACCTGCATAAAGCGGACACAGCATTCCGCAAGTGCATTCGTAAGTATGGTGAATTGGTAAAACTGATAAAAACCTGTCTTCAGGATACATCATTAACATACTTAACATATCAACCAAATTTGAAGCAAGATTCTTTTGGGAAAGCATTACTCCTTTAGCTCTGCCAAGTGAACCCGAAGTAAAAATAATTTCCGCTAAGTCTTCGGGATTAATTTTGGGTAATATTGTTGTGTCGCCTATTATCTGATTATCGATTATACTTTTCATGCTTAAAAATTGTCCGTCGGGATCTGCTTTGTCCATGTTTATTAAGATCCTTAATTTTTTTAAGACGGACTTATTTTCCGTTAGCGTATTTGTAAAAGTATCGGAAAAAATAATTGCTTCGGAATCAGATTCGTGAATAATATTTAGAATTTCATTTTCGGTAAGATTTTTATCAATGGGAACAACAACGTAGTTAAAGCACATTAATGTTAAATATGAAATTGACCATTGAACTCTATTCTCTCCAATTAAAGCAATATGTGTTCGTTCATTTAATCCGAGTGCTTTTAAAGCTTTCCCAAATCTTAATAGATTTTCTTTAAGCTGTGCAAACGTAACTTTTGATATGGGATAGTTTTGCAGATCTTCAAGCGCAAGCTTATCTCTGTAAACTTCCGATGATCGTAATATCATTTCTTGAATACTGGTAATTTGAGGAACATCGTATAATTTAACTTTACTTTTCATTTTCCCCTCAACAAATATTATGATTCTATTATCCGATTTTAATTTAGAACATTGTACATAAATTGTAAATGTTCATTTAATTACAGCTAAAAATATAAATATCTATAAAACAATTTCAAATTCTAAATAAATTGAAATTAAATTTGAGTTTTAATCCAAATCTGAATTATGTTAAACAAAATAATAATTATTTTTTCTAACTAAGCTCCTTTAAAATTCCTTTAAGCAAATTATAAAACTTTTCAACATCTTTTATATTTACTTTTTCATCCGGCGAATGAGCGCCTTGAATCGTTGGACCAAAT is from Ignavibacteriota bacterium and encodes:
- a CDS encoding metal-dependent hydrolase, with product MPNTLVHIGINGFLTKTFSRKANIFWIYLGCIIPDIPWILKKIFEIFVPYINGYDLQAFSIIQSSLFFCIIISLAVSAITKNYQLTFFTLFSGSVLHLLTDSIETKWANGVQLFAPFSWQILNFRIIWPEHFVIQFLGFLGLVFFVFNWKDFRNIKFYFTFTKIRLFISTILLLIYFLLPLLFFNDIYENDYHFLSTLKNKSERTGKFVELDRKLVEFNQNTKSYWITSFNNDLIELKSKYDLSGRKISIKGSFINNDLIEVTEYHQNANLIRDGASYFALLLMLVFGVKTFYVKKIKKV
- a CDS encoding AMP-binding protein; this encodes MKSKVKLYDVPQITSIQEMILRSSEVYRDKLALEDLQNYPISKVTFAQLKENLLRFGKALKALGLNERTHIALIGENRVQWSISYLTLMCFNYVVVPIDKNLTENEILNIIHESDSEAIIFSDTFTNTLTENKSVLKKLRILINMDKADPDGQFLSMKSIIDNQIIGDTTILPKINPEDLAEIIFTSGSLGRAKGVMLSQKNLASNLVDMLSMLMMYPEDRFLSVLPIHHTYECTCGMLCPLYAGSSIHYARSLKTVAEDMQKVKATIVLGVPLLFDKMFKKVMKAINEDKKKSFLVPKLIKLTNLTQKIGIKDLKKKIFKELQNKFGGAIRIFIVGGAAADPVVAEGLQGFGFSFLQGYGLTETSPILALNQAENFKNNAAGIPLPNVQIKIMDKDEDGIGEIYAKGNNVMLGYYKDSAKTKDAFFDGWFKTGDLGFIDSDGFLHISGRKKNVIISKSGKNVFPEEIEDQLNHSPFILECLVYGEKSEKQDEIIAAQIVVDAEAFILFSQENNVQITDELINETIEKEVAKVNKNLASHKKIVKFNIRENEFVKTTTQKIKRYLVS